The Candidatus Bathyarchaeia archaeon DNA segment AGAAAATCCAAATACGCTGCGCCTAAACCAGCCACCGCCATGAGGAATTCTACTGAGAATCTTTTCTCGATTACGAGTTCTCTTATTCCGATAAATCCAATGTATATTCCTGCTGCAATTACGGAAACATGATATATGATTAGGGAGAGGGTCGCAGTCTCGTTAAGAATTGGTATGACAAAGCCTAGCGGGATTCCTTGAGCAAATAAATCTAACAAACCACCAACAACAATGGTTGAGCCTAACGCCAGAGCGAGCAAAATCCATGTTCTTTTGTTTCTGCTCTCTTCAAATTCTTTAAGCTCGCCTCCTACATTTCTTTTCATATTGTTTCATGTATGTGTAAAAACCATCGAATTCTATATTAAGATAGTGCTAGATTTTTTGGTAAAAATATTAATATATTAATAGCAATATGTTAGAATGTTAATAGCAGCGTGGATTGGTTTGAAAAATGACCGTGATAAGCATAACCTTGCCGGCGGAACTTCTCAGCAAATTTGATGATTTCATTAAAGCAAGGGGATATTACAGCAGGTCAGAGGCTTTTCGAGATGCCATAAGAAGTCTTATCACCGAATCTGAGCTTGCCAAACTCGAAACTGGAAACGTAGCTGCAACCGTAATGACAACATGTGATTATGCAAGGAAAGATGTTGATCTAAAAATGACCGAAATAAGACATGAGTTTGATGATGTTGTAATAGAAAACGTCCATAGGCACATAGGCGAGAGATACTGCTTAGAAATTTTCATTGCTCAGGGAAATAACGACCGAATATTGAATCTTATCAATAGACTTAGAGGAATGCATGGAATTCAACAAGTCCGCGCCATGTTCATGCCACTCTAAACTGGGATTGAGAGCATAGTCCGGATATGCAAGGAATTTGAACGCGGTTGTAAAGCTATTACGCCAGACTCACTTAAGAATATTGTTAAAGTTTGGTTTCTTTGAGTAGTTGTTTAATTTTTTCTATGTCTTCGCTTAGCACTCTGTCTTGTTCGAGCATTGGCACATGCTTTCTTATGAGCGCGTGAACTTTTTTTGTTCCTTTTCCAAGCTTTTCTAGTCCGCGAAAATCTGCTGCTTGAGCCGCGCATAATAGTTCTATGGCTATTATGTATTCTGTGTTCTCCAAAATCTGCATGGCTTTTTCTGCAGCTGTCACTCCCATACTCACAAAGTCTTCATAATTTGCAGATGTTGGAATAGAATCTACACAGGCAGGATGCGCTAGAATCTTATTTTCCGAGACTAAAGCCGCAGCAGTGTACTGCACAGTCATAAAACCACTGTTCACGCCTGCTCTTGCCTTTGGCGGAATTAAGAAGGCTGGCAAACCATTGTTTAGTTTACCGTCAAGCAACCTTGCCGTTCTTCTTTCAGAAATGTTACCAACCATTGCTAATGCTATTCCAAGCAAGTCCATCGCGAGGGATACTGGTTGCCCGTGAAAATTCCCACCCGAAAGACAAGCTTGTTCTTCAGGAAAGATTAGAGGATTGTCCGTTGCCGAGTTAATTTCAACTTCCACAACCTTTCTTGCATAAGCTATTGCATCTCTTGCAGCGCCCAAAACTTGTGGTGCACATCTTAAACTGTAAGGGTCATGGGGACGCTGCCTCTTTTGCATGGCTTCATTTCCTGTTTGGACAAGCTGGCTTCCCGCAATAAGCGTTCTAATATTCTTTGCCGTCCACATTTGACCGGTATGCGGCCTGACATTGTGGATTTTTTCGTCAAAAGCATCAGAAACTCCAAGCAAAGCCTCAAGCGATAATGCAGTTGCTGCTTCTGCTGCTTCAATCAAGTTTTCAGCATCGTGAACCGTTAATACCGCGATGGCTGTCATCAGTTGCGTGCCATTGTTAAGCGCTATTCCTTCCTTAAACTCAAGCTGGACAGGTGCTATTCCAGCCTTTTGCATGGCTTCTTTTCCGCTCATCACTTTGCCTTGGTATTCGGCTTTTCCTTCGCCTATGAGCACCAGAATCATATGGGATAAAGGTGCGAGGTCGCCGCTGGCGCCAACAGAACCTTTAGCTGGAACTATTGGATGTACGCCTTTGTTCAGCATTTCAACAAGTGTTTCTAAGGTTTCCAAGCGCACGCCTGAATATCCCTTAGCCAAAGTGTTTGCACGCAGAAGCATTAAAGCGCGTACTATATCCGTGCTTAGGGGTTTTCCAACACCAGACGCGTGGCTTCTGATGAGGTTAACTTGTAACTGTTTAATGTTGTCTGGTTGAATTGTTATGTTGCTTAATGCTCCAAAACCCGTGTTCACACCGTAGATGACGCGCTTTTCTCTGACTAGTTTTTCCAGAACCATGCGGCTTTTTTTTACTCGCTTTTTCGTTTCTTCTGGAATTGTTACTTTGGCGTTTTCTCGTGCAACCTTGACGATATCCTCAATTGTTAATGTTTCCCCGTCAACTTGCACTGCATGCATAATAATTATCTCCGATTACGAATAGGGACTTTCTAAACTTTAATCCTTTAGGGTATAAATCTTCTTTCTCATTCAATCATGAAAACTCGATTTATTTTTTGAAAAAACTGAAAAATCTTCGCGTATGACTAAATTGCCTTCAAATTTGGAATTGGTTTTTCATAAAACTTTTATATCTGAGGGATTTGGATATGAGTAAATAATTAGTCTATTAAGGTGCTCGCATGGAACCCAGCAAAAAACCGCTGAACGTGTTGGTTAAGCAACTGAACGCTTACATTGCAGTTGTACTGAAGAACGGTTGCGAATACAAGGGAAAAATGATCAAATGTGACGGGCATATGAATATTCTTTTGGAAGGTGCAGCCGAGAGCAAGGATGATCAGCTCATTGCTAACTATGGAAATCTTTTGTTGCGTGGAAACAACATACTTTATATAATGTTGGATGTGCATTAGAAAGCGGTTAGTTTTCCTTTTCCTGTCACGTATTCCAGAGCTTCTTTAAGTGTGATTTCTAACATAAATTTGCGTTTGAAATATTGCAGAACGTTTTTTACGTCTCTGGTTAGCAGTTGTTGGGCGTTTGGGTGTTTTCTTGTGACGTATTGTGGCCAGTCGATGATGAGTATTTGCATGTTCGGCTTTAGTATAATGTTGTATTCGCTTAGGTCAGCGTGGATTACGCCGGCTTGCAAGTAGGCTTTTCGAATGTTATGCAGTATTCGCTTCAATATTTTTTCTGGTTCTGGAAGCTCCTTCCATTCTGCAAGTTCTGCTCCTTCAATCATTCCCATGGCTATGGCGTGGCGGTTCTGGTTTATTGGTTCTGGAACTGCCACTTTATGAGAAAAAGTGAGTGTTAAGGCTTGGAATTCTTTTTCTGCTGCGATTCTTGATTGGAAAAGCCAGTTGGCGTGTTCAGTTGTGTAGGCTCTTTTCCGCATTGTTTGGCGGAAACTTATTCTTCCAAGTCTGTGAAATTTTACGGCTATTTTTTCTCCTTTTGGGTTTAGAGCGTCGTATACGTCTGCTTCTTTGCCTACGCCTAAGGGTTTTCCGAAGGCTTCGAGCACGTTGGCTTTGACGAAAGCGTTTATTGCTAGGCAGTCGTAACCGGCATAATTTAAAGTGTAGCCTACGTATGCTCCTTGCATTTGGCGTATTAAACGTAATTTGTGGAGACGCTTTAGGCGAAAGTCGATTTCTTCAAGGTTGAATTTTGCGAATTTTGCGATTAGTTCTTTTGGGACGAATTCGTGTTTGCTCATTGCTGCTTCTATGACTTGCAGTACTCTGAAATCTTCGTTCTCTAAGGTGCGGAACACTTTCACTGCGGTTTCAGCTGACGACATAACAGTACACAGAGTAGTTG contains these protein-coding regions:
- a CDS encoding LSM domain-containing protein: MEPSKKPLNVLVKQLNAYIAVVLKNGCEYKGKMIKCDGHMNILLEGAAESKDDQLIANYGNLLLRGNNILYIMLDVH
- a CDS encoding CopG family ribbon-helix-helix protein — encoded protein: MTVISITLPAELLSKFDDFIKARGYYSRSEAFRDAIRSLITESELAKLETGNVAATVMTTCDYARKDVDLKMTEIRHEFDDVVIENVHRHIGERYCLEIFIAQGNNDRILNLINRLRGMHGIQQVRAMFMPL
- a CDS encoding serine/threonine-protein kinase RIO2, whose amino-acid sequence is MSSAETAVKVFRTLENEDFRVLQVIEAAMSKHEFVPKELIAKFAKFNLEEIDFRLKRLHKLRLIRQMQGAYVGYTLNYAGYDCLAINAFVKANVLEAFGKPLGVGKEADVYDALNPKGEKIAVKFHRLGRISFRQTMRKRAYTTEHANWLFQSRIAAEKEFQALTLTFSHKVAVPEPINQNRHAIAMGMIEGAELAEWKELPEPEKILKRILHNIRKAYLQAGVIHADLSEYNIILKPNMQILIIDWPQYVTRKHPNAQQLLTRDVKNVLQYFKRKFMLEITLKEALEYVTGKGKLTAF
- the hutH gene encoding histidine ammonia-lyase — translated: MHAVQVDGETLTIEDIVKVARENAKVTIPEETKKRVKKSRMVLEKLVREKRVIYGVNTGFGALSNITIQPDNIKQLQVNLIRSHASGVGKPLSTDIVRALMLLRANTLAKGYSGVRLETLETLVEMLNKGVHPIVPAKGSVGASGDLAPLSHMILVLIGEGKAEYQGKVMSGKEAMQKAGIAPVQLEFKEGIALNNGTQLMTAIAVLTVHDAENLIEAAEAATALSLEALLGVSDAFDEKIHNVRPHTGQMWTAKNIRTLIAGSQLVQTGNEAMQKRQRPHDPYSLRCAPQVLGAARDAIAYARKVVEVEINSATDNPLIFPEEQACLSGGNFHGQPVSLAMDLLGIALAMVGNISERRTARLLDGKLNNGLPAFLIPPKARAGVNSGFMTVQYTAAALVSENKILAHPACVDSIPTSANYEDFVSMGVTAAEKAMQILENTEYIIAIELLCAAQAADFRGLEKLGKGTKKVHALIRKHVPMLEQDRVLSEDIEKIKQLLKETKL